One genomic segment of Ferrimonas sp. YFM includes these proteins:
- a CDS encoding flagellar basal body P-ring protein FlgI: MRLFAVLMALVLALPAQAMRLKDITDVQGVRDNQLIGYGLVVGLPGTGEKGQFTEQSFATMLSNFGINLPPGTRPKTKNVAAVAVHATLPPFIKPGQQIDVTVSSVGSAKSLRGGTLIQTFLKGADGKVYALAQGSLVVSGFSAEGADGSKVIQNTPTVGRIPNGAIVERSVPSPFANGDFLTFNLHRPDFSTAKRVADTINGLLGPGVARAQDATSIQVSAPRDRSQRVAYLATLENLNVEPAEESAKVIVNSRTGTIVVGSEVRLLPAAITHGGLTVTISEAFNTSQPGMLAGGNTVNNPVSSIGVNESARRMFKFDPGVTLDELVRAVNQVGAAPSDLMAILEALSQAGALRGELIII, from the coding sequence ATGAGACTCTTTGCCGTACTCATGGCCCTGGTTCTGGCCTTGCCGGCTCAGGCGATGCGTCTGAAGGACATCACCGATGTTCAGGGTGTCCGCGACAACCAATTGATCGGCTATGGTCTGGTGGTGGGTCTGCCCGGCACCGGTGAGAAGGGGCAGTTCACCGAGCAGAGCTTTGCCACCATGCTCTCCAACTTCGGCATCAACTTGCCGCCCGGCACCCGTCCCAAGACCAAGAACGTGGCGGCGGTGGCGGTGCACGCCACCCTGCCTCCCTTTATCAAGCCCGGTCAGCAGATCGACGTCACCGTCTCCTCCGTGGGCAGTGCCAAGAGCCTGCGTGGTGGCACCCTGATTCAGACCTTCTTAAAAGGTGCCGACGGCAAGGTGTACGCCCTGGCCCAGGGCAGCCTGGTGGTCTCCGGCTTCTCTGCCGAAGGCGCCGATGGCTCCAAGGTGATTCAGAACACCCCGACCGTGGGCCGCATTCCCAACGGCGCCATCGTCGAGCGCAGCGTGCCCAGCCCCTTTGCCAACGGCGACTTCCTCACCTTCAACCTGCATCGCCCGGACTTCTCCACCGCCAAGCGGGTGGCCGACACCATCAATGGCCTGCTGGGACCTGGTGTGGCCCGGGCCCAGGATGCCACCTCCATCCAGGTGTCTGCCCCCCGGGACCGCTCCCAGCGTGTGGCCTACCTGGCCACCCTGGAGAACCTCAACGTGGAGCCGGCGGAAGAATCGGCCAAGGTGATCGTCAACAGCCGTACCGGCACCATAGTGGTGGGCAGTGAGGTGCGCCTCCTGCCGGCAGCCATTACCCATGGCGGCCTGACGGTGACCATCAGCGAAGCCTTCAACACCTCTCAGCCCGGCATGCTGGCGGGTGGCAACACAGTGAACAACCCGGTGAGCAGCATCGGCGTCAACGAGTCGGCCCGGCGCATGTTCAAGTTTGATCCCGGCGTGACCCTGGATGAACTGGTGCGGGCGGTGAACCAGGTGGGCGCGGCCCCCTCGGATCTGATGGCCATTCTCGAAGCCCTGTCTCAGGCCGGCGCCCTGCGCGGCGAGCTGATCATCATCTAG
- the flgJ gene encoding flagellar assembly peptidoglycan hydrolase FlgJ: MDPLKQQNQHYLDLAAMDDLRQKAQADPDASLEEVALQFEGIFLGMMLKEMRSANAAFETDSPFNSQTTNFYRDMQDQQLVSELAGKGTLGLADLIVAQLGGDENLTPASVLRGSNSAIAPHAPLASAANPVPTTDVAVDEPVNDLAQDAPRPPLASAINPVDFSSPQSFVNSLMPEARRAAKELGVSPELLVAQSALETGWGRKVLPSKEGSSHNLFNIKAGSSWQGDSVKINALEVEQGVPVKRRSEFRVYDNIQQSFQDFVDFVRRPRYQDALDAGNDEGFIRGLQQAGYATDPQYADKVLKVMKRLMEGAASSSQGSK; this comes from the coding sequence ATGGATCCTTTGAAGCAGCAGAATCAGCACTACCTGGACCTGGCGGCCATGGACGACCTGAGGCAGAAGGCCCAGGCGGACCCGGACGCTTCCCTGGAGGAGGTGGCGCTGCAGTTTGAGGGGATCTTCCTCGGGATGATGCTCAAGGAGATGCGCAGCGCCAATGCCGCCTTCGAGACCGATTCGCCGTTTAACAGCCAGACCACCAACTTCTACCGGGACATGCAGGACCAGCAACTGGTCAGTGAACTGGCGGGCAAGGGCACCCTGGGGCTGGCGGATCTCATCGTGGCCCAGCTCGGCGGTGACGAGAACCTGACGCCGGCCTCGGTGCTGCGTGGCTCCAACAGCGCCATCGCACCTCATGCCCCCCTGGCCTCTGCGGCCAACCCTGTGCCCACAACGGACGTTGCAGTCGATGAGCCGGTCAATGACCTGGCCCAGGATGCCCCGCGTCCGCCTCTGGCTTCAGCCATCAATCCGGTGGACTTCTCCTCGCCACAGAGCTTCGTGAACAGCCTGATGCCGGAGGCACGCCGGGCCGCCAAGGAGCTGGGGGTCAGCCCTGAGCTGCTGGTGGCCCAGTCGGCCCTGGAGACCGGCTGGGGCCGCAAGGTCCTCCCCTCCAAAGAGGGCAGCAGCCATAACCTGTTCAACATCAAGGCGGGCAGCAGCTGGCAGGGCGACAGCGTCAAGATCAATGCCCTCGAGGTAGAGCAGGGGGTGCCGGTCAAAAGGCGCTCCGAATTCAGGGTGTATGACAACATCCAACAGAGTTTTCAGGACTTCGTCGATTTTGTTCGCCGGCCGCGTTATCAGGACGCGCTGGATGCGGGCAACGACGAAGGGTTTATCCGTGGTTTGCAGCAGGCTGGCTATGCCACCGATCCTCAGTATGCGGACAAGGTACTGAAGGTGATGAAGCGTTTGATGGAGGGGGCGGCGTCCTCCTCTCAAGGGAGTAAATAA
- the flgK gene encoding flagellar hook-associated protein FlgK, protein MADLMNIGRSGVMSAQKQLQVTSNNIANVGTEGYSRQVAEQRTSESLFMAGSFVGTGSYVADVKRIYNSYATRELNLATSQLSYANMSWRKADELNQVFSVSGDAIPESMNNAFKAINNMADIPNDLSARDNVLVSLGQLEGAFDTVAEGLTSQLRQTNEQVLVTVDRVNAITTELADINAQLMKVEGKDLQLLDYQSKLISELSDYVQVNVIEQDSGVKSVMMGGAAMLVSGPNQLELGTTDGDPVRHELRYTVDTGQNKITLDGRDVGGQLQALMDYRDNVLLPAERDLGKMALGLADAMNKAQANGFDLDGNVGQNLFADINSLEMSIGRSASSGSNAGGTEVGVNIDDVGALTGGKYTLVWDGANYQMTDEYGKTSTLTADPANANRFVSAEGFSIIQDTSGGAPVAGDKWALMPTANAAKGLSLQIDNPRALAAAGYTKETTAGDGEATLVSVDRTNPAFPAGEVNLSITPNDPTSTPPGQNTYTMTDKDGNALANGVYTGDTISALGFSVKIEDNTTATSSFKLNMDFAVGDNANAVAMGNIPNLKLQDGGKSTLADTFQGIITEVGSQAAAQEVARTSAQAVFDQAQNRVESESGVNLDEEAANMMRFQQAYQASARVMTVAKETFDTLFNSLR, encoded by the coding sequence ATGGCAGACTTGATGAACATTGGCCGCTCCGGCGTCATGAGCGCCCAGAAGCAGCTGCAGGTCACCTCGAATAACATCGCCAACGTCGGCACCGAAGGGTACTCCCGCCAGGTGGCGGAACAGCGCACCTCAGAGTCGCTGTTCATGGCCGGCAGCTTTGTGGGTACCGGCTCCTACGTGGCAGACGTCAAGCGCATCTACAACAGCTACGCGACTCGGGAGCTGAACCTGGCGACCAGTCAGCTCTCCTACGCCAACATGTCCTGGCGCAAGGCGGATGAACTCAACCAGGTGTTCTCCGTATCCGGTGACGCCATCCCTGAGTCCATGAACAACGCCTTCAAAGCGATCAACAACATGGCGGACATACCCAATGATCTGAGTGCCAGGGACAACGTACTGGTGTCCCTGGGCCAGCTGGAGGGGGCGTTCGATACCGTCGCCGAAGGCCTGACCTCTCAACTGCGTCAGACCAACGAACAGGTTTTGGTCACCGTGGATCGGGTGAACGCCATCACCACCGAGCTGGCGGACATCAACGCCCAGCTGATGAAGGTGGAAGGCAAGGATCTGCAGCTGCTGGACTATCAGTCCAAGCTGATCTCTGAGCTCAGTGACTACGTTCAGGTGAACGTCATTGAACAGGACAGTGGCGTAAAGAGCGTCATGATGGGCGGCGCCGCCATGCTGGTGTCCGGCCCTAATCAGCTGGAGCTTGGCACCACCGACGGTGACCCGGTGCGTCATGAGCTGCGCTACACCGTCGACACCGGTCAGAACAAGATCACTCTGGATGGCCGTGATGTGGGCGGGCAGCTTCAGGCGTTGATGGATTACCGTGACAACGTTTTGCTGCCGGCAGAGCGGGATCTGGGCAAGATGGCTCTGGGGCTGGCGGATGCCATGAACAAAGCCCAGGCTAATGGGTTCGACCTGGACGGTAACGTGGGTCAGAATCTGTTTGCCGACATCAACAGCCTGGAGATGTCCATCGGTCGCAGCGCCAGCTCCGGCAGCAACGCCGGGGGTACCGAGGTCGGGGTGAACATTGATGACGTCGGTGCGCTCACCGGGGGCAAATACACCCTGGTGTGGGATGGAGCCAACTATCAGATGACTGATGAGTACGGCAAAACCAGCACCCTGACCGCGGATCCAGCCAATGCCAACCGATTCGTTTCCGCCGAAGGCTTCAGCATCATTCAGGACACCAGTGGTGGTGCGCCAGTGGCTGGCGATAAATGGGCACTGATGCCCACGGCCAATGCGGCCAAAGGCCTCAGCCTGCAGATTGATAACCCCCGTGCCCTGGCGGCCGCCGGCTACACCAAGGAAACCACCGCAGGTGACGGTGAAGCCACCCTGGTCTCCGTGGACAGGACCAATCCGGCGTTTCCTGCAGGGGAGGTGAACCTGTCGATCACCCCCAACGATCCGACCTCTACCCCTCCAGGGCAGAACACCTACACCATGACCGATAAGGACGGCAATGCCCTTGCCAATGGCGTCTATACCGGCGACACCATCTCCGCCCTCGGGTTTTCGGTGAAGATTGAGGACAACACCACCGCCACCAGCAGCTTCAAGCTGAACATGGACTTTGCGGTGGGAGACAACGCCAACGCGGTGGCCATGGGCAACATTCCCAATCTCAAACTCCAGGACGGTGGCAAGTCCACCCTGGCGGACACCTTCCAGGGGATCATCACCGAAGTGGGCAGCCAGGCGGCCGCCCAGGAGGTGGCCAGAACCTCGGCTCAGGCGGTGTTCGATCAGGCACAGAACCGGGTGGAGTCCGAATCCGGGGTAAACCTGGATGAGGAAGCGGCCAATATGATGCGTTTCCAGCAGGCTTATCAGGCCTCGGCACGGGTGATGACCGTGGCCAAGGAAACCTTCGATACACTCTTCAATTCACTGCGATAG
- the flgL gene encoding flagellar hook-associated protein FlgL, whose amino-acid sequence MRVSTFQFYNLNTNNLTTLQSQNNKTLQKLSSGKEVSTAADDPVANIAIENLKQQSAVLTQYEANINLANNRLSQEEPHLASYETLVMSMKDIMLEGNDGSLSWDSRKVHASDLRSNLDALVSLANSQDESGNYLFSGTASDTQPFVNAGGVVTYVGNSGQRTATIGDGVTLPVNDPGDEVFFNVPIASGDYQADYAGATMTEKFFVESAEVVNPALTQAPGYRFDFVDDGAGNVAYEVYDNGGTLVTGPTAFDPTQPLTFDGIEVTISGDPSIGDSLSMAEQESRDPFSIINRAIEMLESEEGLKSPQAQAEYGQLLGDITEVFNHATGVRAEVGNRMKALETFENQHSDMKLVSEGVKSNLEDLDYASAISEFERQTLAMNALTQTFGRVNSTTLFDFI is encoded by the coding sequence ATGCGCGTTTCCACTTTTCAGTTCTATAACCTGAACACCAATAACCTGACCACATTGCAGTCGCAGAACAACAAGACTTTGCAGAAGCTCTCAAGTGGCAAAGAGGTGAGTACTGCCGCCGACGATCCCGTGGCCAACATCGCCATTGAGAACCTCAAGCAGCAGTCTGCGGTGTTGACTCAGTATGAGGCCAACATCAACCTGGCCAACAACCGACTCTCTCAGGAGGAGCCGCACCTGGCGTCCTACGAGACCCTGGTGATGAGCATGAAAGACATCATGCTCGAAGGCAACGATGGCTCCCTCTCCTGGGACAGCCGCAAGGTTCACGCCAGCGATCTGCGCTCCAACCTGGATGCCCTGGTGTCTTTGGCCAACAGCCAGGATGAGTCGGGCAACTACCTGTTCTCCGGCACCGCCAGCGACACCCAGCCCTTTGTGAATGCGGGTGGCGTGGTGACCTATGTGGGCAACTCCGGTCAGCGCACCGCCACCATAGGCGACGGGGTGACCCTGCCGGTGAACGATCCCGGTGACGAGGTGTTCTTCAATGTGCCCATCGCCAGCGGCGATTATCAGGCGGATTACGCCGGCGCCACCATGACCGAGAAATTCTTTGTTGAGAGCGCCGAGGTGGTGAATCCGGCGCTGACCCAGGCTCCGGGCTACCGTTTTGATTTCGTCGATGACGGCGCCGGCAATGTGGCCTACGAGGTCTATGACAATGGCGGCACCCTGGTGACCGGGCCTACCGCCTTTGATCCCACTCAGCCCCTGACCTTCGATGGCATCGAAGTGACCATCAGCGGCGATCCCAGCATAGGTGACAGCCTCTCCATGGCGGAGCAGGAGAGTCGTGACCCCTTCAGTATCATCAACCGGGCCATCGAGATGCTGGAGTCGGAAGAGGGGCTGAAGAGTCCCCAGGCTCAGGCGGAGTATGGCCAGCTGCTGGGGGACATCACCGAGGTGTTCAATCACGCCACCGGGGTACGTGCCGAGGTCGGCAACCGCATGAAGGCCCTGGAGACCTTTGAGAATCAGCACTCGGACATGAAGCTGGTGTCCGAAGGAGTGAAGTCCAACCTGGAAGATCTGGATTACGCCTCTGCCATCTCTGAGTTTGAGCGTCAAACCCTGGCGATGAATGCCCTGACTCAGACCTTTGGGCGGGTCAACAGCACCACACTGTTCGACTTTATCTAG